One Streptomyces mobaraensis NBRC 13819 = DSM 40847 DNA segment encodes these proteins:
- a CDS encoding glycine betaine/L-proline ABC transporter ATP-binding protein produces the protein MSRLKAEHLYKVFGKRPEAAVKRLEGGASRDELRADGTTAAVIDASFEVEAGEIFVVMGLSGSGKSTLLRMLNGLLDPTSGRVSYDGRDLTALTPAELREVRSRNISMVFQHFALFPHRSVLENAGYGLEVRGVPRAERDRRAAEALELAGLGGWERSWPDELSGGMQQRVGLARALATDADLLLMDESFSALDPLIRRDMQDQLLDLQKRLKKTIVFITHDLNEAMRLGDRVAVMRDGRIVQNGTAEDILVRPANDYVASFIQDVDRSRVLTAGSVAEDGSGADAVATVAADTPLADLFAPLALGTGPVAVTGADGAPAGVVTRDRLLAVLGEQPAGVTAHA, from the coding sequence GTGTCCAGGCTGAAGGCCGAGCACTTGTACAAAGTGTTCGGCAAACGACCCGAAGCCGCCGTCAAGCGGCTCGAAGGCGGCGCGAGCCGCGACGAGCTGCGTGCGGACGGCACCACGGCAGCCGTGATCGACGCCTCGTTCGAGGTCGAGGCCGGCGAGATCTTCGTCGTGATGGGTCTCTCGGGCTCCGGCAAGTCCACCCTGCTCCGGATGCTCAACGGCCTCCTGGACCCCACCTCCGGCCGGGTCTCCTACGACGGGCGCGACCTGACCGCCCTCACCCCCGCCGAGCTGCGCGAGGTCCGCTCGCGCAACATCAGCATGGTCTTCCAGCACTTCGCCCTCTTCCCGCACCGCAGCGTGCTCGAGAACGCGGGCTACGGCCTGGAGGTGCGCGGCGTCCCGCGCGCCGAGCGCGACCGGCGGGCCGCCGAGGCCCTGGAACTCGCCGGGCTCGGCGGCTGGGAGCGCTCCTGGCCCGACGAGCTGTCCGGCGGCATGCAGCAGCGCGTGGGCCTCGCCCGCGCCCTGGCCACCGACGCCGACCTGCTGCTGATGGACGAGTCCTTCAGCGCCCTCGACCCCCTGATCCGCCGCGATATGCAGGACCAGCTGCTGGACCTGCAGAAGCGGCTGAAGAAGACCATCGTGTTCATCACCCATGACCTCAACGAGGCCATGCGCCTCGGCGACCGCGTCGCCGTCATGCGCGACGGCCGCATCGTCCAGAACGGCACCGCCGAGGACATCCTCGTCCGGCCCGCCAACGACTACGTCGCCTCCTTCATCCAGGACGTCGACCGCTCGCGGGTCCTCACCGCCGGTTCCGTCGCGGAGGACGGTTCCGGCGCGGACGCCGTCGCCACCGTGGCCGCGGACACGCCGCTGGCCGACCTGTTCGCCCCGCTGGCCCTCGGCACCGGCCCGGTCGCCGTGACCGGCGCCGACGGCGCCCCGGCGGGGGTGGTCACCCGGGACCGGCTGCTGGCCGTGCTCGGCGAGCAGCCGGCGGGGGTGACCGCCCATGCCTAG
- a CDS encoding 5'-3' exonuclease, giving the protein MLLDTASLYFRAYFGVPESVRAPDGTPVNAVRGLLDFIARLVQDHRPDDLVACMDEDWRPQWRVDLIPSYKAHRVAREGGAVAGGTDEEEVPDTLSPQVPVIEQVLDAVGIARVGAPGYEADDVIGTLTARAAGPVDVVTGDRDLYQLVDDARGVRVLYPVKGVGTLQMVDEAVLREKYGVDGPGYADLALLRGDPSDGLPGVPSVGEKTAAKLLAAYGDLAGILAAVADPASKLTPAQRRRLDEARPYLAVAPKVVRVASDVALPPFDAALPAGPRDAHALNALAERWGLGGSLQRLLSALPGEE; this is encoded by the coding sequence ATGCTCCTCGACACCGCCTCCCTCTACTTCCGCGCGTACTTCGGCGTCCCGGAGTCGGTGCGGGCCCCCGACGGCACGCCCGTGAACGCGGTGCGCGGCCTGCTGGACTTCATCGCCCGCCTCGTCCAGGACCACCGCCCGGACGACCTCGTGGCCTGCATGGACGAGGACTGGCGCCCGCAGTGGCGGGTGGACCTCATCCCGTCCTACAAGGCGCACCGGGTGGCCCGAGAAGGAGGGGCGGTCGCGGGCGGAACGGACGAGGAGGAGGTGCCGGACACCCTCTCCCCCCAGGTCCCGGTGATCGAGCAAGTGCTGGACGCGGTGGGCATCGCCCGCGTCGGCGCGCCGGGATACGAGGCCGACGACGTGATCGGCACGCTCACCGCGCGGGCCGCCGGCCCGGTGGACGTGGTCACCGGCGACCGGGACCTCTACCAGCTGGTCGACGACGCCCGCGGAGTACGCGTGCTCTACCCGGTGAAGGGCGTCGGCACGCTCCAGATGGTGGACGAGGCGGTACTGCGGGAGAAGTACGGGGTGGACGGCCCCGGCTACGCCGACCTGGCGCTGCTGCGCGGCGACCCCAGCGACGGGCTGCCCGGCGTGCCGAGCGTCGGTGAGAAGACGGCGGCGAAGCTGCTGGCCGCGTACGGCGACCTGGCGGGGATCCTCGCGGCCGTGGCCGACCCGGCGTCGAAGCTGACCCCGGCCCAGCGGCGGCGGCTGGACGAGGCGCGCCCGTATCTGGCCGTGGCGCCGAAGGTGGTGCGGGTGGCGTCCGACGTGGCGCTGCCGCCGTTCGACGCGGCCCTGCCCGCCGGCCCGCGCGACGCGCACGCCCTGAACGCGCTGGCCGAGCGGTGGGGGCTGGGCGGATCCTTGCAGCGGCTGCTGTCCGCCCTTCCCGGGGAGGAGTAA
- a CDS encoding siderophore-interacting protein, with protein MAERPAPRKRPVHRAHVLRTERLTPHMTRVVLGGEALDAFPAGEFTDHYIKLLFPYEGVAYPEPFDMEVIRRDLPRDQWPRTRTYTVRSFDRLARELVVDFVVHGDEGLAGPWAARVEPGTEVLFMGPGGAYAPDPEADWHLLAGDESALPAIGAALERLSATRPDATVRAFVEIAHEDEEQKLDLAPGIEVTWLHRGAATVGEALVTAVRSLDFPPGDVHAFVHGEAGFVKELRRHLRLEREIPRERLSISGYWRRGHDEDGWQASKREWNQQVEAEQEKAASPSGV; from the coding sequence ATGGCAGAACGCCCCGCCCCCAGGAAACGACCGGTCCACCGGGCGCACGTGCTGCGCACCGAGCGCCTGACGCCGCACATGACACGGGTGGTCCTGGGCGGCGAGGCCCTGGACGCGTTCCCCGCCGGGGAGTTCACGGACCACTACATCAAGCTCCTCTTCCCGTACGAGGGCGTCGCCTACCCGGAGCCCTTCGACATGGAGGTCATCCGCCGGGACCTGCCGCGCGACCAGTGGCCGCGCACCCGGACGTACACCGTCCGCTCCTTCGACCGGCTCGCCCGCGAACTCGTCGTCGACTTCGTCGTCCACGGCGACGAGGGCCTGGCCGGCCCCTGGGCCGCCCGCGTCGAACCGGGCACCGAGGTGCTGTTCATGGGCCCGGGCGGCGCCTACGCGCCCGACCCGGAGGCCGACTGGCACCTCCTCGCGGGCGACGAGAGCGCCCTCCCCGCCATCGGCGCCGCCCTGGAGCGGCTGTCGGCGACCCGCCCCGACGCCACGGTCCGGGCGTTCGTCGAGATCGCCCACGAGGACGAGGAGCAGAAGCTCGACCTCGCCCCGGGCATCGAGGTGACCTGGCTGCACCGCGGCGCCGCCACCGTCGGCGAGGCCCTGGTCACCGCCGTCCGCTCCCTCGATTTCCCGCCCGGCGACGTGCACGCCTTCGTCCACGGCGAGGCCGGCTTCGTCAAGGAACTCCGCCGCCACCTCCGCCTGGAACGCGAGATTCCCCGCGAACGCCTCTCGATCTCCGGCTACTGGCGCCGGGGCCACGACGAGGACGGCTGGCAGGCATCCAAGCGAGAGTGGAACCAGCAGGTGGAGGCGGAACAGGAGAAGGCGGCGAGCCCGTCCGGCGTCTGA